The Proteiniborus ethanoligenes DNA window CCAAAAGGTTGAATTAAGACTTCACCATCAGCGGTCATAGCAGCGGCAAAGTGCTTTAGTTTGGCAATATCAATGCCAACGTAAATCATAGAACCACGTCCTTTATAATAATTGACAACTGTTTTGATCCACCTAGTCTTATTCTCATAGCCTTGCGGGAGATAAAAGTTTAAAACTTATCCAACTATAAATGATTTAAATAAGACAGTGGCAATACACTCCATCTAATAGTCAAGCTATAGGTAATTATAAAAAGTCCACAGTGTCTAATTTGATTATAGCGGATAATTAAAATAAATAAGGAAGGAGAGTATGATTTTAGTCCTTGACTATATCATACAAGGTTATTATGCAAGATTATGTAATAAGAGCTATGGATAAGGAAGGGAATATTAGAGTTTTTGTGGCACTTACAACAAACTTAGTTAACGAGGCTAGAAACATACATAATACAACTCCTACAGCATCAGCTGCTCTAGGTAGAACTTTAACAGCAGCAGCTATCATGGGGACTATGCTTAAGAATGAGAAAGAAATAGTGTCTATTCAATTTAAAGGTGATGGCCCCTTAAATACAATCTTAGCTGTGGGGAATAGTAGGGGAGAGGTAAAAGGGTATGTTGGAAATCCCGATGTGGAATTGCCATTAAATGAAAGAGGTAAATTAGATGTAGGTACTGCGGTTGGCAGAAATGGAAAGCTTATTGTAATAAGAGATTTTGGATTAAAGGAGCCTTATATAGGGCAATCAAATATTGTAACAGGCGAAATAGCTGAGGACTTGACTAATTATTTTGCTTACTCTGAGCAACAGCCGTCAGCGGTAGCATTAGGAGTGCTTGTAGATAAAGATACATCAATTAAAGCTGCTGGGGGATATATAATACAAGCATTACCTGATGCAACCGAAGAAGCTCTTGATAAGCTTGAAAGGAGAATGTCCCAGGTTGAGCCAGTATCCTCACTAATTGAAAAAGGTTATACTCCAGAAGAAATTTTAAACTATGTATGTAGTGACTTTAATATGGAAATAACAGATAAAAGTCCCGTTTCTCTTACTTGCGATTGTTCTGTTGAAAGGATAGAGAAGGCTTTAATTGCCATAGGAAAAGATGAACTAGAAAAGATAATCAAAGAAGATGGTCAAGCAGAACTAGTTTGCCATTTCTGTAATGAAAAGTATAGCTTTAATAAAGAAGAGCTAATTAAACTGTTAAATGAAGTAATATCTTAATAAGAAGCTTTCTTATCTTCTACCTATTGACATTGCTTTTAAAATAATATATACTAAAATTTGTCCTGTGAAGGACTTTGCCCAGATAGCTCAGTAGGTAGAGCAGGGGACTGAAAATCCCCGTGTCGGTGGTTCGATTCCGCCTCTGGGCACCATGGCGGCATAGCCAAGTGGTAAGGCAGAGGACTGCAAATCCTTTACCCCCAGTTCAAATCTGGGTGCCGCCTCCAAAACACATATTTTCTTAGTCTTCTTAAAATTTAAAGAAGGCTTTTTTTCTTTTTTTGTTAATTATAAATCTTTGTGGTATTTTGTGGTATATATGATAATAATCTCATACAAGAAAGGAGCTAATACTCATGTTTTTTAATCCTTTTGTCCCTGAAGACAAGGCTAGTTTAGCTGTTATAGATGGTAGAGCTGATGAGGAGATTAAAGATAATCTAATAGGTCATGGACTTAAAATAATAGAAACATGTAGATGTGAAGAGCTTTACGATTCTATATCTTATCACCCAGACATAATTATGCATCCTATTACCCCTAGGAAAGTAATAGTTGCTCCTAATGTATATGATTATTATAGTGACATATTGCCCTTTTATGGAATAGAAGTAATCAAGGGAGAGAAAAAACTAGATAGAAACTATCCCGATAACATTGCATATAATGTAGCAAGGATTTCAAGATATGCCATTCACAACACTAGGTACACTGATGAAAAACTGAAATATTATATAAAAAAACAAGGTGTAGATTTTATCAACGTAAATCAAGGATATACAAAATGCTCTTTAGCAATAGTAAGTAATACTGCTGTCATAACTTCTGATTTATCTATACATAAGGAGCTAATAAAACATGGTATAGAAGTGCTTATTATCAAGGAAGGCAATATCGATTTGCCGGGACTAAACTATGGCTTTATTGGAGGAGCCACAGGTATGTTTTCTAAGAATGAACTTTTTATATCAGGAGAGCTAGGTCACCATCCAAACTATATTGAAATAATTAATTTTTTGAAAAAATATAATGTTAAGCCTATTTTTTTGTCTAATCACAAAATTGTTGATATAGGCTCAATTATTACTTTCTAATACAATTATTACATCTTAAATATAAGAATATACATCTATATTAAACATATACTACTATTACATCAGAGAGGAGTGAGACTAATGAAATTACTCACAGTTGCATCAAAGATTCAAGCAGATAACATATTAAATCCCTACTTAAATATCTTTGAAAAAGAAGATTTAATTATAGAAAAATGTATAAGTAAATGTGGAGATTTTTACCTTATTGATTATGGACTAGATAAAAATAATAATAAAAAAAACAGAGATTTAAAAGATATGTTTAAGCATTGTATAGCGGAAGGAATAGCTGATATTATTATTGACAAATATCAGGAAAATATTATAGATAGATTATTAAGCTACAATCTTTATTATTTTGATAAAGAAGAAAGAGATAAAATTAAAACCAATACAATAGAGTACCTAAAAAAGGACGAATTTGTTAACACAGAAGGAATAACCTACAAGATAAGTAAAAGAGCTAGGGTTTTAAAATCAGTTATTGGATTTTTTGAAGAAAATGACTCCATAAATCTGGAGGGATTCATAAACTTTAGATTAAAATATTATTTAGAGGCCATAGA harbors:
- a CDS encoding DUF6873 family GME fold protein, with the translated sequence MFFNPFVPEDKASLAVIDGRADEEIKDNLIGHGLKIIETCRCEELYDSISYHPDIIMHPITPRKVIVAPNVYDYYSDILPFYGIEVIKGEKKLDRNYPDNIAYNVARISRYAIHNTRYTDEKLKYYIKKQGVDFINVNQGYTKCSLAIVSNTAVITSDLSIHKELIKHGIEVLIIKEGNIDLPGLNYGFIGGATGMFSKNELFISGELGHHPNYIEIINFLKKYNVKPIFLSNHKIVDIGSIITF
- the ytxC gene encoding putative sporulation protein YtxC, whose translation is MKLLTVASKIQADNILNPYLNIFEKEDLIIEKCISKCGDFYLIDYGLDKNNNKKNRDLKDMFKHCIAEGIADIIIDKYQENIIDRLLSYNLYYFDKEERDKIKTNTIEYLKKDEFVNTEGITYKISKRARVLKSVIGFFEENDSINLEGFINFRLKYYLEAIEDAIDKNIEDYFAEKEYKEFIKILQYFVDIQEPKREIVHIIFKNSRYKLIDEKRLAINNELIEELSQELSEIDINYDDLLISSLITIAPKKIVIHIDNISNNNDIINIIKNIFQNKVTVCEGCDLCLSDLSHPFKGY
- the hslO gene encoding Hsp33 family molecular chaperone HslO, whose translation is MTISYKVIMQDYVIRAMDKEGNIRVFVALTTNLVNEARNIHNTTPTASAALGRTLTAAAIMGTMLKNEKEIVSIQFKGDGPLNTILAVGNSRGEVKGYVGNPDVELPLNERGKLDVGTAVGRNGKLIVIRDFGLKEPYIGQSNIVTGEIAEDLTNYFAYSEQQPSAVALGVLVDKDTSIKAAGGYIIQALPDATEEALDKLERRMSQVEPVSSLIEKGYTPEEILNYVCSDFNMEITDKSPVSLTCDCSVERIEKALIAIGKDELEKIIKEDGQAELVCHFCNEKYSFNKEELIKLLNEVIS